The following coding sequences lie in one Arachis stenosperma cultivar V10309 chromosome 5, arast.V10309.gnm1.PFL2, whole genome shotgun sequence genomic window:
- the LOC130979274 gene encoding DNA repair endonuclease UVH1 isoform X2 has translation MVQFHEHVITELLEDINGGLVVLSSGLSLSKLVSSLLLLHTHSEGTLLILSPSSATLRSRITFNLKTLNPQFTQIPSEITAELPAHHRHSLYSSGNIFFITPRILIVDLLTNKIPTSMISGIIILNAHSLSETSTEAFIIRIYRSLNRGGYVRAFSDKPHAMVSGFAKAERTMKFLHVRRLHLWPRFQVYVSQELERDPPEVVDIRVPMSRYMVGIQKAIVEVMDACLKEMRKTNKVDVEDLTVENGLFKSFDEIVRRQLDPIWHTLGKKTKQLVSDLKTLRKLLDYLVRYDAVTYLKYLDTLRVSESFRSVWLFAEASYKVFDFAKKRVYHLVRSDGTKVSEVNKSAKNKKRKVKEDNKDSEEDDGTSSSSNAGLVLEEVLEEAPKWKVLREILEEIEEERQRQGRLTEELLAEGKDTDNGIVLVACKDERSCLQIEECIFKSPQKVMSEEWKKYLLSKVQLRDIVHKKKKPKDPKGFGILDGVTPIAPAQNAETSSISKQEHDALLAAASGLRGLAENDFEDPPQPDLGGRGRGKGKRKVGNKKGPVINDVSEVQSGSREASTSYKAETSVDNMVLRKHKNPDTTTANANAKPLPPVQFYALESDQPILDILKPSIVIVYHPDVAFVREIEVYKAENPSKKLKVYFLFYEDSTEVQKFEASIRRENGAFESLIRQKSMMMIPVDQGGHCLGMNSTFESDLSTSQNSMTRRAGGRKEVDKEMQVIVDMREFMSSLPNVLHQKGMRIIPVTLEVGDYILSPLICVERKSIQDLFMSFTSGRLYHQVETMVRYYRIPVLLIEFSQDKSFSFQSASDIGDDVTPNNIISKLSLLALHFPRLRIIWSRSLHATAEIFAALKANQDEPDETKAMRVGVPSEEGIVENDVRAENYNTSAVEFLRRLPGVTDSNYRAIMDGCKSLAELALLPLEKLAELMGGHKAARTLREFLDAKYPTLL, from the exons atggttcAATTTCACGAGCACGTCATCACAGAGCTTCTAGAAGATATCAATGGCGGATTGGTGGTGCTCTCCTCCGGTCTCTCGCTGTCGAAGCTGGTGTCTTCCCTTCTCCTCCTCCACACTCATTCAGAGGGAACACTCCTCATCCTCTCCCCTTCTTCCGCCACTCTTAGGTCCCGAATCACCTTCAATctcaaaaccctaaaccctcaaTTCACCCAAATCCCCTCCGAGATCACCGCCGAACTCCCCGCCCACCACCGCCACTCCCTCTATTCCTCCGgcaacatcttcttcatcactCCCAGGATTCTCATCGTAGATCTCCTCACCAACAAGATCCCCACATCCATGATCTCCGGAATCATCATCCTGAATGCGCATTCTCTCAGTGAAACCTCCACCGAGGCCTTTATCATCCGAATTTATCGATCACTGAACCGTGGCGGTTACGTCCGGGCTTTCTCCGATAAGCCGCACGCGATGGTGTCCGGGTTCGCGAAGGCGGAGCGGACAATGAAGTTCTTGCATGTGCGGAGGCTGCACCTTTGGCCAAGGTTTCAGGTCTACGTGTCGCAGGAGCTGGAAAGGGACCCGCCGGAGGTGGTGGACATCAGGGTTCCGATGAGCAGGTACATGGTGGGGATCCAGAAGGCCATTGTGGAGGTCATGGATGCTTGCTTGAAGGAGATGAGGAAGACCAATAAGGTCGACGTGGAGGATCTGACGGTGGAGAACGGGTTGTTCAAGTCGTTTGATGAGATAGTGAGGCGCCAATTAGACCCAATTTGGCATACTCTGGGGAAGAAGACTAAGCAACTTGTTTCGGACCTTAAGACATTGAGGAAACTGTTGGATTATCTTGTCAG GTATGATGCAGTAACTTACTTGAAATACCTGGATACGCTAAGAGTGTCCGAGAGTTTTCGATCTGTTTGGCTATTTGCAGAGGCAAGTTATAAGGTTTTTGACTTTGCAAAGAAACGTGTTTATCATCTTGTGAGGTCGGACGGTACAAAAGTAAGTGAAGTGAACAAGAGTGCTAAAAACAAAAAGAGGAAGGTTAAGGAGGATAACAAAGACAGTGAAGAAG ATGATGGGACTTCTTCAAGTTCGAATGCCGGCTTAGTTTTGGAGGAAGTCTTGGAAGAAGCACCAAAATGGAAGGTCTTACGT GAGATTCTTGaggaaatagaagaagaaaggcAACGGCAAGGCAGGTTAACAGAGGAATTATTGGCTGAAGGTAAAGACACTGACAATGGCATTGTATTGGTGGCATGTAAGGATGAACGATCATGCCTGCAGATTGAAGAATGCAttttcaaaagcccacaaaag GTCATGAGTGAAGAATGGAAAAAGTACTTGCTAAGCAAAGTACAGCTGCGTGATATAGTGCATAAGAAAAAGAAGCCAAAAGATCCCAAAGGTTTTGGGATTCTTGATGGAGTTACTCCCATAGCACCTGCTCAGAATGCGGAAACCAGCAGCATTAGTAAGCAGGAGCATGATGCACTTCTCGCAGCAGCATCAGGACTAAGAGGTCTTGCTGAAAATGACTTTGAAGATCCTCCTCAGCCAGATTTGGGTGGACGGGGTCGtggaaaaggaaagagaaaagtaGGGAATAAAAAGGGTCCAGTCATTAATGATGTCTCTGAAGTACAAAGTGGTAGTAGAGAGGCTTCCACTAGTTATAAAGCTGAGACATCTGTAGACAACATGGTCCTTAGAAAGCATAAAAATCCTGATACTACAACAGCAAATGCAAATGCAAAGCCATTACCACCAGTACAGTTTTATGCCTTAGAAAGTGATCAGCCTATACTGGATATATTAAAGCCCTCTATAGTCATTGTTTACCATCCAGACGTGGCCTTTGTTAGGGAAATAGAAGTTTACAAAGCTGAGAATCCCTCAAAAAAGTTGAAAGTATATTTTCTATTCTACGAAGATTCTACTGAGGTTCAGAAGTTTGAGGCGAGTATACGTAGAGAGAATGGAGCATTCGAATCTTTGATAAGACAAAAATCTATGATGATGATTCCAGTTGACCAG GGTGGACATTGTTTGGGAATGAATTCTACTTTTGAGTCAGATTTAAGTACTTCTCAAAATTCAATGACCAGAAGAGCTGGTGGGAGAAAGGAGGTTGATAAAGAAATGCAG GTCATTGTAGACATGCGAGAGTTCATGAGCAGTCTTCCCAATGTTCTTCATCAGAAGGGAATGCGCATCATTCCAGTGACACTAGAAGTTGGTGACTACATCCTGTCACCATTAATTTGCGTGGAAAGAAAAAGTATTCAAGATCTCTTTATGAGCTTCACATCAGGTCGTCTATACCACCAGGTGGAGACAATGGTGCGATATTATAGGATTCCTGTTCTGTTGATAGAGTTTTCACAGGATAAGAGCTTTTCATTCCAG TCTGCAAGTGATATTGGTGATGATGTGACACCAAATAACATTATATCAAAGCTGTCATTGCTTGCTCTACACTTTCCACGGCTACGAATTATCTGGTCTCGAAGTTTGCATGCAACTGCTGAAATATTTGCTGCACTGAAGGCAAATCAAGATGAACCGGATGAAACAAAAGCTATGAGAGTGGGTGTCCCCTCTGAAGAAGGAATCGTGGAGAATGACGTAAG AGCTGAAAATTACAACACGTCGGCTGTGGAGTTTCTAAGAAGACTGCCAGGCGTTACAGATTCAAACTACAGGGCCATAATGGATGGATGTAAGAGCTTGGCTGAACTTGCGCTTCTTCCTTTGGAGAAGCTAGCCGAATTAATGGGTGGTCATAAAGCTGCTCGGACTCTCAGAGAATTTCTTGATGCTAAATATCCAACTCTGTTGTGA
- the LOC130979808 gene encoding light-harvesting complex-like protein 3 isotype 1, chloroplastic — protein sequence MASFSPPTHFPATTSTLTNRRNPLFLTTLSHTTNFSPFKSSLISEAATEPSPSPEQGNGSVAAVAPTTTKIPEVNPFGDPRWVGGTWDLSQFQKNGNTDWDSVIDAEASRRKWLEDNPESSSNENPVVFDTSIIPWWAWMKRFHLPEAEQLNGRAAMIGFFMAYFVDSLTGVGLVDQTNNFFCKTLLFVAVAGVLLIRKNEDIETLKKLWEETTFYDKQWQATWQDQNSNTLKQD from the exons ATGGCTTCCTTTTCTCCTCCAACTCACTTCCCAGCCACAACTTCCACTCTCACCAACCGCCGCAATCCCCTCTTCCTCACCACTCTCTCACACACcaccaacttctctcccttcaAGTCTTCACTTATCAGTGAAGCTGCCACTGAACCATCCCCGTCGCCGGAGCAGGGCAATGGCTCTGTTGCTGCGGTGGCGCCGACCACCACaaagatcccggaagtgaaTCCTTTTGGAGACCCAAGATGGGTTGGAGGCACTTGGGACCTCAGCCAGTTTCAGAAGAATGGCAACACTGATTGGGACTCTGTTATTGATGCTG AGGCTAGTAGGAGGAAATGGCTTGAGGACAATCCGGAATCATCCAGTAACGAAAACCCTGTAGTTTTCGACACCTCCATTATACCTTGGTGGGCATGGATGAAAAGGTTCCATCTCCCAGAAGCTGAGCAACTTAATG GTCGCGCTGCAATGATAGGATTCTTTATGGCCTATTTCGTCGATAGCTTGACCGGAGTTGGCCTAGTCGACCAGACGAATAACTTCTTTTGCAAGACTCTTTTGTTCGTAGCAGTTGCCGGAGTACTTCTGATCCGAAAGAATGAGGACATTGAAACTCTTAAGAAGCTGTGGGAAGAGACTACATTCTATGACAAACAATGGCAAGCAACTTGGCAGGATCAGAACTCAAACACTCTCAAACAAGATTAA
- the LOC130979274 gene encoding DNA repair endonuclease UVH1 isoform X1, producing MVQFHEHVITELLEDINGGLVVLSSGLSLSKLVSSLLLLHTHSEGTLLILSPSSATLRSRITFNLKTLNPQFTQIPSEITAELPAHHRHSLYSSGNIFFITPRILIVDLLTNKIPTSMISGIIILNAHSLSETSTEAFIIRIYRSLNRGGYVRAFSDKPHAMVSGFAKAERTMKFLHVRRLHLWPRFQVYVSQELERDPPEVVDIRVPMSRYMVGIQKAIVEVMDACLKEMRKTNKVDVEDLTVENGLFKSFDEIVRRQLDPIWHTLGKKTKQLVSDLKTLRKLLDYLVRYDAVTYLKYLDTLRVSESFRSVWLFAEASYKVFDFAKKRVYHLVRSDGTKVSEVNKSAKNKKRKVKEDNKDSEEADDGTSSSSNAGLVLEEVLEEAPKWKVLREILEEIEEERQRQGRLTEELLAEGKDTDNGIVLVACKDERSCLQIEECIFKSPQKVMSEEWKKYLLSKVQLRDIVHKKKKPKDPKGFGILDGVTPIAPAQNAETSSISKQEHDALLAAASGLRGLAENDFEDPPQPDLGGRGRGKGKRKVGNKKGPVINDVSEVQSGSREASTSYKAETSVDNMVLRKHKNPDTTTANANAKPLPPVQFYALESDQPILDILKPSIVIVYHPDVAFVREIEVYKAENPSKKLKVYFLFYEDSTEVQKFEASIRRENGAFESLIRQKSMMMIPVDQGGHCLGMNSTFESDLSTSQNSMTRRAGGRKEVDKEMQVIVDMREFMSSLPNVLHQKGMRIIPVTLEVGDYILSPLICVERKSIQDLFMSFTSGRLYHQVETMVRYYRIPVLLIEFSQDKSFSFQSASDIGDDVTPNNIISKLSLLALHFPRLRIIWSRSLHATAEIFAALKANQDEPDETKAMRVGVPSEEGIVENDVRAENYNTSAVEFLRRLPGVTDSNYRAIMDGCKSLAELALLPLEKLAELMGGHKAARTLREFLDAKYPTLL from the exons atggttcAATTTCACGAGCACGTCATCACAGAGCTTCTAGAAGATATCAATGGCGGATTGGTGGTGCTCTCCTCCGGTCTCTCGCTGTCGAAGCTGGTGTCTTCCCTTCTCCTCCTCCACACTCATTCAGAGGGAACACTCCTCATCCTCTCCCCTTCTTCCGCCACTCTTAGGTCCCGAATCACCTTCAATctcaaaaccctaaaccctcaaTTCACCCAAATCCCCTCCGAGATCACCGCCGAACTCCCCGCCCACCACCGCCACTCCCTCTATTCCTCCGgcaacatcttcttcatcactCCCAGGATTCTCATCGTAGATCTCCTCACCAACAAGATCCCCACATCCATGATCTCCGGAATCATCATCCTGAATGCGCATTCTCTCAGTGAAACCTCCACCGAGGCCTTTATCATCCGAATTTATCGATCACTGAACCGTGGCGGTTACGTCCGGGCTTTCTCCGATAAGCCGCACGCGATGGTGTCCGGGTTCGCGAAGGCGGAGCGGACAATGAAGTTCTTGCATGTGCGGAGGCTGCACCTTTGGCCAAGGTTTCAGGTCTACGTGTCGCAGGAGCTGGAAAGGGACCCGCCGGAGGTGGTGGACATCAGGGTTCCGATGAGCAGGTACATGGTGGGGATCCAGAAGGCCATTGTGGAGGTCATGGATGCTTGCTTGAAGGAGATGAGGAAGACCAATAAGGTCGACGTGGAGGATCTGACGGTGGAGAACGGGTTGTTCAAGTCGTTTGATGAGATAGTGAGGCGCCAATTAGACCCAATTTGGCATACTCTGGGGAAGAAGACTAAGCAACTTGTTTCGGACCTTAAGACATTGAGGAAACTGTTGGATTATCTTGTCAG GTATGATGCAGTAACTTACTTGAAATACCTGGATACGCTAAGAGTGTCCGAGAGTTTTCGATCTGTTTGGCTATTTGCAGAGGCAAGTTATAAGGTTTTTGACTTTGCAAAGAAACGTGTTTATCATCTTGTGAGGTCGGACGGTACAAAAGTAAGTGAAGTGAACAAGAGTGCTAAAAACAAAAAGAGGAAGGTTAAGGAGGATAACAAAGACAGTGAAGAAG CAGATGATGGGACTTCTTCAAGTTCGAATGCCGGCTTAGTTTTGGAGGAAGTCTTGGAAGAAGCACCAAAATGGAAGGTCTTACGT GAGATTCTTGaggaaatagaagaagaaaggcAACGGCAAGGCAGGTTAACAGAGGAATTATTGGCTGAAGGTAAAGACACTGACAATGGCATTGTATTGGTGGCATGTAAGGATGAACGATCATGCCTGCAGATTGAAGAATGCAttttcaaaagcccacaaaag GTCATGAGTGAAGAATGGAAAAAGTACTTGCTAAGCAAAGTACAGCTGCGTGATATAGTGCATAAGAAAAAGAAGCCAAAAGATCCCAAAGGTTTTGGGATTCTTGATGGAGTTACTCCCATAGCACCTGCTCAGAATGCGGAAACCAGCAGCATTAGTAAGCAGGAGCATGATGCACTTCTCGCAGCAGCATCAGGACTAAGAGGTCTTGCTGAAAATGACTTTGAAGATCCTCCTCAGCCAGATTTGGGTGGACGGGGTCGtggaaaaggaaagagaaaagtaGGGAATAAAAAGGGTCCAGTCATTAATGATGTCTCTGAAGTACAAAGTGGTAGTAGAGAGGCTTCCACTAGTTATAAAGCTGAGACATCTGTAGACAACATGGTCCTTAGAAAGCATAAAAATCCTGATACTACAACAGCAAATGCAAATGCAAAGCCATTACCACCAGTACAGTTTTATGCCTTAGAAAGTGATCAGCCTATACTGGATATATTAAAGCCCTCTATAGTCATTGTTTACCATCCAGACGTGGCCTTTGTTAGGGAAATAGAAGTTTACAAAGCTGAGAATCCCTCAAAAAAGTTGAAAGTATATTTTCTATTCTACGAAGATTCTACTGAGGTTCAGAAGTTTGAGGCGAGTATACGTAGAGAGAATGGAGCATTCGAATCTTTGATAAGACAAAAATCTATGATGATGATTCCAGTTGACCAG GGTGGACATTGTTTGGGAATGAATTCTACTTTTGAGTCAGATTTAAGTACTTCTCAAAATTCAATGACCAGAAGAGCTGGTGGGAGAAAGGAGGTTGATAAAGAAATGCAG GTCATTGTAGACATGCGAGAGTTCATGAGCAGTCTTCCCAATGTTCTTCATCAGAAGGGAATGCGCATCATTCCAGTGACACTAGAAGTTGGTGACTACATCCTGTCACCATTAATTTGCGTGGAAAGAAAAAGTATTCAAGATCTCTTTATGAGCTTCACATCAGGTCGTCTATACCACCAGGTGGAGACAATGGTGCGATATTATAGGATTCCTGTTCTGTTGATAGAGTTTTCACAGGATAAGAGCTTTTCATTCCAG TCTGCAAGTGATATTGGTGATGATGTGACACCAAATAACATTATATCAAAGCTGTCATTGCTTGCTCTACACTTTCCACGGCTACGAATTATCTGGTCTCGAAGTTTGCATGCAACTGCTGAAATATTTGCTGCACTGAAGGCAAATCAAGATGAACCGGATGAAACAAAAGCTATGAGAGTGGGTGTCCCCTCTGAAGAAGGAATCGTGGAGAATGACGTAAG AGCTGAAAATTACAACACGTCGGCTGTGGAGTTTCTAAGAAGACTGCCAGGCGTTACAGATTCAAACTACAGGGCCATAATGGATGGATGTAAGAGCTTGGCTGAACTTGCGCTTCTTCCTTTGGAGAAGCTAGCCGAATTAATGGGTGGTCATAAAGCTGCTCGGACTCTCAGAGAATTTCTTGATGCTAAATATCCAACTCTGTTGTGA